A DNA window from Arachis hypogaea cultivar Tifrunner chromosome 18, arahy.Tifrunner.gnm2.J5K5, whole genome shotgun sequence contains the following coding sequences:
- the LOC112769560 gene encoding wax ester synthase/diacylglycerol acyltransferase 6-like produces the protein MHHALGDGYMLMASLLSCVQRADDPSIPITFPSSKKSAELDDDDSSNIKMKSMLKKLPQTIFSVIKGASDFGWSVLKGNLLVDHESPIKSGHEDVGSRPIAISTVCLSVDSIKEVKNKLKVSTNDVLVGMIFLSIRLYMVAKNAESSKAEATGLVLLNTRRLRAYKSVKEMLDTKNNSGASWGNQIQYMHLPIPKSSDNSNSLNPLEFVLTAHKIINSLRNSLAIPPMVCF, from the exons ATGCACCATGCTCTTGGAGATGGATACATGCTAATGGCCTCGTTGCTTTCATGTGTACAAAGAGCAGATGACCCTTCAATTCCCATAACCTTTCCTTCAAGCAAAAAATCAGCGGAATTAGATGATGATGACAGTAGTAATATTAAGATGAAATCCATGCTTAAGAAATTACCTCAAACAATATTTTCGGTGATTAAAGGTGCATCTGACTTTGGGTGGAGTGTGTTGAAAGGTAATTTGCTTGTTGATCATGAATCACCAATTAAGTCAGGGCATGAAGATGTGGGGTCTAGACCTATTGCTATCTCAACTGTCTGTCTCTCTGTGGATAGCATCAAAGAAGTAAAAAATAAGCTCAAAGTG AGCACAAATGATGTCCTAGTGGGCATGATTTTCCTTAGCATTCGGTTATACATGGTAGCAAAGAATGCGGAATCAAGCAAAGCAGAGGCAACAGGATTAGTGCTGCTTAATACAAGAAGACTAAGAGCTTACAAATCAGTGAAGGAGATGCTTGATACTAAAAACAATTCAGGGGCTTCATGGGGAAATCAAATTCAATACATGCATCTTCCTATTCCCAAATCGAGTGACAATTCCAATTCATTAAACCCTCTTGAATTTGTTTTGACAGCCCACAAAATCATCAATAGCTTGAGAAATTCTTTGGCAATTCCACCAATGGTGTGCTTTTAG